From the Aspergillus puulaauensis MK2 DNA, chromosome 1, nearly complete sequence genome, the window CCGAATAAACAACCAgaaaaccaccaccaccgcatAAATCCAACCTCTCCCCCAAATCTACCTGGACATCGCTCAAATGCTTGAATTCCAATAATCCCGACCGAAAAAATATCCGAAAAACCATGCGCCATTACCGTTCTGCACCTCCATAACGTGTCGAACCAGAAAAACAAGCCCTAACTTCTTTACTTTCCAAAACACCGGACTACACCACCAAGAATGCCGCCTCCACCACTCAATCTgaacctcaacctccaacccccTCCTTCCGACTCCcctctcaacaacaacaacctcaacaccgataccaacaccgacaccagCATCCTCCCTTTAATAAAACCCCGCGCCGATTCCTCCGAAACAGCAAACCACATCACCCACaacgccatctccatcccctccacCTACGGCCGCACCTCCAACCCGCCCAACCCAGGCGTAATCGTCGGCGCAACCCTCGGCGCTGTCGccggcttcctcctcctgctctaCCTGCTCTATCTCGGCCTCACATCCGGGCGGCGCTTCAGCGCATCCACAATCGGCGCTACATCGACAACGCCGTCTGAGATTGTAGACGTGGGGTTCCGAAACCGCGGCGCGCGCTCTGGATACGGGGGACCTGGCGGCCGACGGCGCAGGGAGGACGAGGTTATTGTTGAGGAGAGTTTGACGAGTCGCTCGAGGACGGATGGGGGCGGGGTTgtggaggttgaggaggaggagagcgTGATTGATCCGCCGCCGAGTTCGAGATATCGGTCTAGGAGTCGGAGTAGTAGGAGTTCGTCGCGGACGAGGAGTGATCGGTATCGAAGGCATcgagggggtggaggggtgAGGGGGGTGGATCCGATGGCTTATGGGGGAGGGAGCGAGTTTAGTGAACGGTCTTGAttgatttctttctttctttctttcttattaGAatgtggatgggatggattttattctatactaCTATGATGGCTTGACGGTTTCTGCTTTTTGATGTTAAGGATACCATACGAGATGATTGTTAATGATAATGAGATGAAGGATTGTACGCCCCAACTATGAGCCCTGCTTACGGACCTAATAGGTATAGTAATTTTCAGACAGAAGAATACAAAGGATATCGATATTAATGAGACAGTCAGCAAACAGTCTGAAAATCCAGTAAAGGAACCATGATTCATGCCCAGTAAAATCCCAAGTCATGCGCCGAACAAGGCCGAAGAGTGAAAGCAACTTAAAGCAGCGAGCGAAAAGACAGACTCCGCAAGGGATGCGCGgagcaagaaaaaaaaaaaaaacacaacaaccccaattcaacaacctccacacAACCTCATCGTCAAGATGCGACGCCCGGCATCTAGAACAGAATATccaaacagcagcagcaagccatAGCCGCTAGAATACCAGCGCAGATACCCCCGCCGGATCcgccgccacggccgccgCGGTCGTCAGCATAGTAACCCTGCTGTTGCGGGTAGCCCTGCTGAGGGGGATAGTACAtaggttgttgctgcggcgggtATCCGCCCTGCTGAGGGTATCCGTATCCTTGTGGGGGAGGAGAGCCATAGCCTTGCGGGGGAGGAGAGCCACCGTAGTAGTCTTGCGAAGCGCCGGGCGGAGGAGTGGGTTGGCCGTAGGGATCGTGGACCGGGGCAGGGTAGGAAGGAGGCGGACCGTCCTGGGTGGATGTTAGCTCGATGTTTAGAGAAAGATCCGAGGGCGGAGACGTACCGGCTTATTGTAGGACATTTTGGGAGACGTTAGGGGAGGGTGGAGGGTTGTAGGTGGTGAGAGTggtgagatggaagaggttgagAAATTGTTGGGAGGCGCAAGGAGGTGACACTAGACGCCGAGGTTGGAATTCCGGGTTGTTTCCAGCGGGCACTGCTATCGTGGCTCAAGTCTTGGATGGAGAGAAGGAATGAAGCGAAGAGCCCAATTTCTTGTATACTAGAGACAGAAAGCCAGAGAGAAAGATtatggagaagaggggaagaCGGAGGAAGAGCGAAGGAGCCGAAATGCCAGCGCTTAAGAAAAGACAGAAGATGCGCACAATCCAGCCTCACTTGGCGCCACGGTCCAGTCTAGGCAGCGCTATTCACTTGGACCAAAGTCGCCATCCACcgataataatatattcacTTTCTACTGAATCTTGGGGGTATTACTGCGGCGCTTACGAGTCCAACAGGAGCAGAGTGGCTGTCCGCCAGTCGGAGCGTCTCTTTTGCTGCACAGCCACTGCAGGTGGCTAGTCACATGGCTCTGCGGAGTTGTGGCGTCTCGGCCCTCGGAGTTAATGAATGATAGATAGATGTCTGGACAATCGCTTCTTGCTTTCCAACTCAGATCAATACATACAATTCGCTCAAAGTCCTGCTTCTCCGCACGCTTTCAAGGAGAGTGAGGGGAGTTCAATTACATGGAGGAATATAATAACAAAGAACCAATTGCTTGACGGAGCGTCATCGtgaacaaaaaaaagaaaaaaaaaaaggaaatgaagaaatCCGGTATAGAAATgaggtgttgaagaggtGTATAGGTCGGTGATGAGCGTAAGAAGATGGATGGTGGCAATGCTAGATGCAAGGTTTTTGGAGGATCCCTCATGCTGTCAAGTGCAAGTGCAACGTGCAACGCTATGCAGGATTCTATAGACAACTGTTTAAGCCTTCTCCTCTAGGGAGGCCTTCTGAAGGTCGTCGGCCGCCTCTGCAGCCGCGTCCTTCTCGCCGGTCTTGCCGTTGGTCTTGCCGTTGGTCTCGGTGGCAGCGCTCTCTTCCGCATCGAGGCGGGAAATCTCTTCCTTGGCCTTGTTGATGTTCTACACAACGTTAGCATCATGGatgtatatttataatagtaggTCATACCTCGGTAGTCTTAGCGGACTGGTCCTTCTTCCATTCGGTGATCTTGGCCGCAAGCTTCTCAACCACAGCGGGGACGTCGGACTGGTTCATAGGAGGGTCGATCTTGACCTTGGCGAAGTCCTCAATGATACCAACGTTCATGTTGAACTTGGTCTCCGTAGGcgtggcagcagcaggggtgCCATTGGCACTGCCCTTCTTACccttcttgcccttctttCCACCGGTGCCGACAAAGTAttcgtcctcgtccttcttcagaACCTTCATGCCCTTGATGCCAGAGTCATCGACCTTGCGGCCAACCTCGGCACGGAAAGCGGGGGTTTCGTCCTTCTTTTCGCTGAGGCCAAGGGCGGCGAAGTCGTAGGCTGGGTTGAAGTGACGGACAAGACCCTGGGCGACCAGAATCTCATCAGTGTAAGCAGGGCGAGAggcctcttccagcttcttgtcggcaatcttccgcttcttctcgcgATCGAAAGCTTCGCGCTGagccttttgcttctcccGGCGGACTTTCCAGGCCTCATCCTCATACTCCTTGTAGGCCTTGCGGGCCTTGTAGTAGTTGTCCTTGACCTCACGGATGGCAGCCCACTTCGTCTGCTGCTCACCATGGAGCTTGGTGCGCTCGTCACGCAGCGCATTCAAGTTCTTGAAAACACCATCTTGCTCCGCCTTGATCGCATCGAGTTCCTTCTGGATCTCCGTGTACTTGTCGCTCAGAGCCTTGGCCTCGGGGTTGTCGAGGGTCTTCTTGAGGGTAGCAATCTGGGCCTTGAGGTCGTCGATCACCTTCTGGGCAtcgtcgaggctggcgaAGTTCTTGCGCTGCTTGCGCATGCTAGAAACATCGGCGagaatcttcttctcctccaccaggcGGAGGGTACCAGAGTCGACCTGTTTCTCCAGACGGGAAATTTCACggtccatctcctcgacgTTCTTAAAAGACATGCGGGTGCGGGAGTTGTTCTGCTCCGCAATGCGGGCCTTGAGTGTCGCATCGATGCCATTGATCTTCTCCTGAGTGCTCGTTCGCGAGGCCTTGAATccctgctgcttctggcgAATCGAGGACAGCTCAGCACGGAGCTCCTGCTGTCTCTTTGCGGTAGGCGAGTCCTGGTTGTTGGGCTTGGCGGTTTCGATCTTGGCCTTGACTTGGTTCTGGTATAATTAGCATTTGAAACACACCCGACAAGTGAAACGGAACGAGAAAATATCCCAACTGAGGGTATAGGTAACCAAGTATAGGCATCCACGTGACAGGGACCAATGGGCATTGTGTGACGGGGATGAACAATTGGATTCATAAGGGCGCATACCAATTTCTCCTGAACAGCAGAGTGTTCCTTCTCGGCCTGGGCGAGATTGGCCTTGTACGTATCCTCATCAGGCCGAGTAGGCCTCACCTTGGGCTCAGAGGCCACATCGGACTTGACCGCAGCGGCCATTGTTGGGCGGGGAAAAGGCGAAGGACGAGAGAGCGGAGTCGAGGGAAAATTGGGAAGAGCACAAAACCCCGAGAAAAATCCCAGAGGCAGGGAAGAAtagaaaagagagaggaaagCAGTAAGAAAGATAGGACGGGGGGAGAGAGAACCGGACAGTGCAGTGTGGAATTGAATCTTTCTGGCCTTTTGCGTTCTGGCGCATTCTTTTCATTGGCGGCGCTTACCGTTGGCGCTCTTAGCGCTGTCAGCCGATTTTTCGACTCCCTCACTTGCTTTCAACATCCATTCACCGAcccttctcttttccctcaCCACaactttttctttctttcgctCTTTCACCCGTATCGTCTACCTTTCTCTCTGCGGCCATGGACGAAGATTACACTAATGTCGGCTCCGGCGAGGGCGACCGCGAGACCACCCGAGTCTGGCGCACTTGGCGAACGGTCTTTGAGATGCTGCGGGACCGCGTACGTTCTTGATCTTACAGTCGCTTCCATGCGGTCGCAATCGTCTAATACGAGTTGGTACAGGGATACGAAGTCACAGACGAAGAAGTCCAAATCAAGCTCGACGAGTTCAAACTGAAATATGTGGATGACAAAGGATATCCCAGGTCCGCACACCTTTAACTACACACATTCGCATGGGTACCTAACAAGACGCAAACAGCCGCGAAAAGTTAAAGATCCAAGCCCGCCCGACCGAAGCCATGAAGGCGAAATACACGGCCCTCCCCACACCCTCCAACCGCGAGCCCCAAGCGGACTGTGGCACAATCTACATCGAGTTCTGCCCCGATGACAGCGGTATCGGTACCAAGCAAGTGCGCTCTTTCAACCACACCGTCGATGAAGGCAACTTCCACAccggcatcttcatcactAAAACGCCAATCTCTCCCTCCGCTGTGCGCCTTCTCAACGGGATCCCCGGCCGCATCTGCGAGCatttccaggaacaggatctTCTGGTTAACATCACACGGCACGAGCTTGTCCCGAAACACGTCCTTTTGAgcccggaggagaagggccGTCTGTTACAGCG encodes:
- a CDS encoding uncharacterized protein (COG:S;~EggNog:ENOG410PZGQ;~TransMembrane:1 (o75-95i);~antiSMASH:Cluster_1.7) → MPPPPLNLNLNLQPPPSDSPLNNNNLNTDTNTDTSILPLIKPRADSSETANHITHNAISIPSTYGRTSNPPNPGVIVGATLGAVAGFLLLLYLLYLGLTSGRRFSASTIGATSTTPSEIVDVGFRNRGARSGYGGPGGRRRREDEVIVEESLTSRSRTDGGGVVEVEEEESVIDPPPSSRYRSRSRSSRSSSRTRSDRYRRHRGGGGVRGVDPMAYGGGSEFSERS
- a CDS encoding uncharacterized protein (COG:S;~EggNog:ENOG410Q2NZ;~InterPro:IPR028144;~PFAM:PF12734;~antiSMASH:Cluster_1.7) is translated as MSYNKPDGPPPSYPAPVHDPYGQPTPPPGASQDYYGGSPPPQGYGSPPPQGYGYPQQGGYPPQQQPMYYPPQQGYPQQQGYYADDRGGRGGGSGGGICAGILAAMACCCCLDILF
- the bfr1 gene encoding putative nuclear segregation protein (Bfr1) (BUSCO:EOG09264HOY;~COG:S;~EggNog:ENOG410PGA2;~InterPro:IPR039604;~antiSMASH:Cluster_1.7) translates to MAAAVKSDVASEPKVRPTRPDEDTYKANLAQAEKEHSAVQEKLNQVKAKIETAKPNNQDSPTAKRQQELRAELSSIRQKQQGFKASRTSTQEKINGIDATLKARIAEQNNSRTRMSFKNVEEMDREISRLEKQVDSGTLRLVEEKKILADVSSMRKQRKNFASLDDAQKVIDDLKAQIATLKKTLDNPEAKALSDKYTEIQKELDAIKAEQDGVFKNLNALRDERTKLHGEQQTKWAAIREVKDNYYKARKAYKEYEDEAWKVRREKQKAQREAFDREKKRKIADKKLEEASRPAYTDEILVAQGLVRHFNPAYDFAALGLSEKKDETPAFRAEVGRKVDDSGIKGMKVLKKDEDEYFVGTGGKKGKKGKKGSANGTPAAATPTETKFNMNVGIIEDFAKVKIDPPMNQSDVPAVVEKLAAKITEWKKDQSAKTTENINKAKEEISRLDAEESAATETNGKTNGKTGEKDAAAEAADDLQKASLEEKA
- the RPB5 gene encoding DNA-directed RNA polymerase core subunit RPB5 (BUSCO:EOG09264904;~COG:K;~EggNog:ENOG410PN0D;~InterPro:IPR036710,IPR005571,IPR020608,IPR020609, IPR000783,IPR014381,IPR035913,IPR039531;~PFAM:PF01191,PF03871;~antiSMASH:Cluster_1.7;~go_function: GO:0003677 - DNA binding [Evidence IEA];~go_function: GO:0003899 - DNA-directed 5'-3' RNA polymerase activity [Evidence IEA];~go_process: GO:0006351 - transcription, DNA-templated [Evidence IEA]), which produces MDEDYTNVGSGEGDRETTRVWRTWRTVFEMLRDRGYEVTDEEVQIKLDEFKLKYVDDKGYPSREKLKIQARPTEAMKAKYTALPTPSNREPQADCGTIYIEFCPDDSGIGTKQVRSFNHTVDEGNFHTGIFITKTPISPSAVRLLNGIPGRICEHFQEQDLLVNITRHELVPKHVLLSPEEKGRLLQRYRLKESQLPRMQVSDPVARYLGLRRGQVVKIIRRSETAGRYASYRWVI